In a single window of the Cucumis melo cultivar AY chromosome 11, USDA_Cmelo_AY_1.0, whole genome shotgun sequence genome:
- the LOC103498811 gene encoding elongation factor G-2, mitochondrial: MAGFRRTSTPRLLYSFYSSTLSHSSSPSPSSALLLGNFHLRHSSSAARVKEDKEPWWKESMEKVRNIGISAHIDSGKTTLTERVLYYTGRIHEIHEVRGKDGVGAKMDSMDLEREKGITIQSAATYCTWNGYQINIIDTPGHVDFTIEVERALRVLDGAILVLCSVGGVQSQSITVDRQMRRYEVPRLAFINKLDRMGADPWKVLNQARSKLRHHSAAVQVPIGLEEEFKGLVDLVQLKAYYFHGSNGEKVTAEEVPADMEGLVSEKRRELIEMVSEVDDKLAEAFLSDEPISPEDLEAAVRRATVARKFIPVFMGSAFKNKGVQPLLDGVLNYLPCPIEVSNYALDQTKNEEKIALSGSPDGRLVALAFKLEEGRFGQLTYLRIYEGVIKKGEFIVNVNTGKRIKVPRLVRMHSNEMEDIQEAHAGQIVAVFGVDCASGDTFTDGSVKYTMTSMNVPEPVMSLAVQPVSKDSGGQFSKALNRFQKEDPTFRVGLDPESGQTIISGMGELHLDIYVERIRREYKVDATVGKPRVNFRETVTQRAEFDYLHKKQTGGQGQYGRVCGYIEPLPPGSTTKFEFENIIVGQAIPSNFIPAIEKGFREAANSGSLIGHPVENVRVTLTDGASHAVDSSELAFKLAAIYAFRKCYTAARPVILEPVMLVEVKVPTEFQGTVGGDINKRKGIIVGNDQDGDDSIITAHVPLNNMFGYSTSLRSMTQGKGEFTMEYKEHSPVSNDVQMQLVSNYKGSKPAE; encoded by the exons ATGGCCGGCTTCCGGAGAACCTCCACACCGCGCCTTCTCTATTCTTTCTACTCCTCCACCCTCTCTCATTCTTCATCTCCCTCACCCTCCTCCGCTCTCCTCCTTGGAAATTTCCACCTCCGCCATTCTTCCAGTGCTGCCCGTGTGAAGGAGGATAAGGAACCATGGTGGAAGGAATCCATGGAGAAGGTTCGCAACATCGGGATCTCCGCACATATTGATTCGGGTAAGACGACACTGACCGAGAGAGTTTTGTATTACACGGGTAGAATCCATGAAATCCACGAGGTTAGAGGAAAAGACGGGGTTGGTGCTAAGATGGACTCCATGGATTTGGAGAGGGAGAAGGGGATCACAATTCAGTCCGCTGCTACTTACTGTACTTGGAATGGTTATCAG ATTAACATTATTGACACCCCTGGTCACGTTGATTTCACAATCGAGGTAGAAAGAGCTTTGCGTGTTCTCGATGGTGCCATTCTCGTCCTTTGTAGTGTTGGTGGTGTGCAGAGTCAGTCTATTACTGTTGATCGGCAGATGAGAAGATACGAAGTTCCTAGGCTTGCATTTATTAATAAACTTGATAGGATGGGTGCTGATCCGTGGAAGGTTTTGAACCAG GCAAGGTCCAAACTCCGGCATCATAGTGCTGCTGTGCAAGTTCCAATCGGCTTGGAAGAGGAATTTAAGGGTCTTGTTGACCTTGTACAACTTAAAGCCTACTATTTTCATGGTTCCAATGG TGAGAAAGTGACTGCTGAAGAAGTTCCTGCAGACATGGAAGGTTTAGTCTCAGAAAAGAGGCGTGAACTAATTGAAATGGTTTCGGAAGTTGATGATAAACTTGCTGAAGCATTTCTTAGTGATGAACCTATATCACCTGAAGATCTTGAG GCTGCAGTTCGAAGGGCTACTGTTGCACGGAAGTTTATACCTGTATTCATGGGTAGTGCATTTAAAAACAAG GGAGTTCAGCCACTTTTAGATGGAGTTCTTAATTACTTGCCTTGTCCAATTGAAGTTAGCAATTATGCTTTGGACCAAACAAAGAATGAAGAGAAG ATTGCATTGAGTGGTTCTCCAGATGGACGGCTTGTGGCATTAGCATTTAAATTGGAGGAAGGTCGTTTTGGTCAGCTAACTTATTTGAG AATCTATGAAGGTGTCATCAAGAAGGGAGAGTTCATTGTGAATGTAAACACAGGCAAGAGGATTAAG GTTCCTCGCTTGGTCCGGATGCATTCTAATGAGATGGAG GATATTCAAGAGGCACATGCTGGGCAAATAGTTGCAGTTTTTGGGGTGGACTGTGCATCGG GAGATACATTTACGGATGGGTCAGTTAAATACACCATGACTTCTATGAACGTCCCTGAGCCGGTGATGTCATTGGCGGTACAACCAGTTTCAAAAGATTCTGGAGGACAG TTCTCAAAGGCTTTGAATCGGTTTCAAAAAGAGGACCCTACTTTCCGTGTTGGATTAGATCCAGAGAGTGGGCAG ACAATAATTTCAGGGATGGGAGAGTTACACTTGGATATTTATGTTGAACGCATCAGGAGAGAGTACAAG GTTGACGCAACTGTTGGAAAGCCTCGTGTGAACTTCAGAGAGACTGTCACTCAACGTGCTGAATTTGATTATTTACATAAAAAACAGACAGGAGGCCAAGGGCAGTATGGGCGAGTATGTGG ATATATTGAACCACTTCCTCCAGGATCAACAACTAAATTTGAGTTTGAGAACATAATTGTAGGACAAGCTATTCCGTCAAATTTTATCCCAGCAATCGAGAAGGGTTTTAGGGAAGCTGCCAACTC TGGTTCCTTAATTGGGCATCCCGTCGAGAACGTTCGTGTTACCTTGACTGATGGTGCTTCTCACGCTGTTGATTCCAGCGAACTTGCATTTAAGTTGGCTGCAATATATGCATTTAGAAAG TGTTATACAGCTGCTAGACCGGTGATATTGGAGCCTGTTATGCTGGTAGAAGTAAAAGTACCTACAGAATTTCAAGGCACTGTAGGTGGTGACATCAACAA GCGAAAAGGTATTATTGTTGGAAATGACCAGGATGGAGACGACTCAATAATTACTGCACAT GTTCCGTTAAATAACATGTTTGGGTACTCGACATCTCTCCGCTCGATGACTCAG GGCAAAGGAGAGTTCACCATGGAGTACAAAGAGCATTCACCAGTTTCTAATGATGTCCAAATGCAATTAGTAAGCAACTACAAAGGCAGCAAGCCAGCTGAGTAG
- the LOC103498810 gene encoding protein STABILIZED1, whose translation MVFLSIPNQKTLFLNLNPSTTSIFNLKRAIEEVSHIPISFQRLFLSQSFQLPHFNDSTLLSHLRILPNSTLTLHVPLFGGMQAPTIPKPRLDFLNSKPPPNYVAGLGRGATGFTTRSDIGPARAAPDLPDRSATTIGGAAAAPPGRGRGKGGEEEEEDEGEDKGYDENQKFDEFEGNDVGLFASAEYDEDDKEADAVWEAIDKRMDSRRKDRREARLKEEIEKYRASNPKITEQFADLKRKLYTLSAQEWESIPEIGDYSLRNKKKRFESFVPVPDTLLEKARQEQEHVTALDPKSRAAGGTETPWAQTPVTDLTAVGEGRGTVLSLKLDRLSDSVSGLTVVDPKGYLTDLKSMKITSDAEISDIKKARLLLKSVTQTNPKHPPGWIAAARLEEVAGKIQAARQLIQKGCEECPKNEDVWLEACRLASPDEAKAVIAKGAKSIPNSVKLWLQAAKLEHDTANKSRVLRKGLEHIPDSVRLWKAVVELANEEDARLLLHRAVECCPLHVELWLALARLETYDRAKKVLNSAREKLPKEPAIWITAAKLEEANGNTAMVGKIIEKGIRALQRVGVVIDREAWMKEAEAAERAGSVATCQAIIHNTIGVGVEEEDRKRTWVADAEECKKRGSIETARAIYAHALTVFLTKKSIWLKAAQLEKSHGSRESLDALLRKAVTYRPQAEVLWLMGAKEKWLAGDVPAARSILQEAYAAIPNSEEIWLAAFKLEFENHEPERARMLLAKARERGGTERVWMKSAIVERELGNAEEESKLLSEGLKRFPSFFKLWLMLGQLEERLKHLEKAKEAYESGLKHCPSCIPLWLSLAHLEEKMNGLSKARAVLTMARKKNPQNPELWLSAVRAELRHGHKKEADILMAKALQECPNSGILWAASIEMVPRPQRKTKSMDALKKCDHDPHVIAAVAKLFWYDRKVDKARSWLNRAVTLAPDVGDFWALYYKFELQHGADENQKDVLKRCIAAEPKHGEKWQTISKAVENSHQPTESILKKVVVALGKEEGAVENSKN comes from the coding sequence ATGGTGTTCCTTTCGATCCCAAACCAGAAAACCCTATTTCTCAACCTAAACCCTTCAACCACTTCCATCTTCAACCTAAAGCGCGCAATCGAAGAAGTTTCCCACATACCCATCTCGTTTCAGCGTTTGTTCCTATCTCAAAGCTTTCAATTACCCCATTTCAATGATTCCACACTTCTTTCCCATCTCCGAATCCTACCCAATTCAACTCTAACCCTTCACGTTCCCTTATTCGGAGGTATGCAAGCTCCGACTATCCCCAAACCCAGATTGGATTTCTTGAACTCTAAGCCTCCTCCCAATTATGTTGCTGGGTTGGGACGTGGTGCCACTGGATTCACTACTCGTTCTGATATTGGTCCTGCTCGGGCTGCTCCAGACCTTCCTGATAGGTCGGCCACGACTATTGGCGGTGCTGCCGCCGCTCCACCTGGTAGAGGCCGTGGGAAAGGTGgggaggaagaggaagaagatgaaggtgAGGATAAAGGATATGACGAGAATCAGAAGTTTGATGAATTTGAAGGCAACGATGTGGGGTTGTTCGCATCGGCTGAATACGACGAGGACGATAAGGAGGCTGATGCTGTATGGGAGGCAATTGATAAGCGGATGGATTCGAGAAGAAAGGATAGGAGGGAGGCTAGATTGAAGGAGGAGATCGAGAAGTACAGAGCTTCGAATCCGAAAATCACCGAGCAATTTGCAGACCTAAAGCGTAAATTGTATACTCTGTCGGCGCAAGAGTGGGAAAGCATTCCGGAAATTGGGGATTATTCATTGAGGAATAAGAAGAAGAGATTTGAAAGCTTTGTACCTGTTCCTGATACCTTACTTGAGAAGGCCAGGCAAGAGCAAGAACATGTGACAGCGTTGGATCCAAAGAGTAGAGCAGCTGGCGGGACGGAGACGCCATGGGCACAAACCCCAGTTACAGATTTGACTGCCGTCGGTGAAGGTAGAGGTACAGTTTTGTCGTTGAAGTTGGATAGGTTATCCGATTCTGTATCAGGATTAACTGTTGTAGACCCAAAAGGTTACCTCACTGATTTGAAGAGTATGAAGATAACCAGTGATGCAGAGATTTCTGATATCAAAAAGGCAAGATTGTTGCTAAAGAGTGTTACTCAAACAAATCCAAAGCATCCCCCTGGTTGGATTGCAGCTGCTAGGTTAGAGGAAGTGGCAGGGAAGATTCAAGCAGCGAGGCAATTGATTCAAAAAGGATGTGAAGAGTGTCCCAAGAACGAAGATGTGTGGTTGGAAGCTTGTAGGCTGGCTAGCCCAGATGAGGCAAAGGCAGTGATTGCCAAGGGAGCAAAGTCAATACCAAATTCAGTGAAATTATGGTTGCAGGCTGCAAAACTGGAGCATGATACTGCAAATAAGAGTCGGGTTCTTAGGAAAGGTCTGGAACATATTCCAGATTCTGTTAGGTTGTGGAAGGCAGTTGTGGAGTTGGCAAATGAAGAGGATGCCAGACTTTTGCTTCATAGGGCTGTTGAATGTTGTCCTTTACATGTTGAATTGTGGCTTGCATTGGCGAGACTGGAAACTTATGATCGTGCGAAGAAGGTTCTTAATAGTGCAAGGGAGAAGCTGCCGAAGGAGCCGGCTATATGGATAACAGCCGCCAAGTTGGAAGAAGCCAATGGGAATACTGCCATGGTAGGAAAAATTATTGAGAAGGGTATAAGAGCTTTACAGAGAGTGGGTGTGGTGATTGATAGAGAAGCTTGGATGAAGGAGGCTGAGGCTGCAGAACGTGCAGGGTCTGTTGCTACTTGCCAAGCCATCATTCATAATACTATAGGGGTTGGGGTTGAGGAAGAAGATAGGAAGAGAACCTGGGTTGCTGATGCTGAAGAGTGTAAGAAGAGGGGCTCGATTGAAACAGCAAGAGCAATTTACGCACATGCTCTCACTGTCTTCTTGACTAAGAAAAGTATATGGCTTAAAGCAGCACAGCTTGAAAAGAGCCATGGTTCCAGGGAATCTCTCGACGCATTACTTCGTAAGGCTGTCACTTATCGGCCGCAGGCTGAGGTGTTGTGGCTTATGGGTGCCAAAGAGAAGTGGCTTGCTGGGGATGTCCCAGCTGCTAGGTCAATTCTTCAAGAAGCCTATGCAGCCATACCCAATTCTGAGGAGATTTGGCTTGCAGCATTCAAGCTTGAATTTGAGAATCATGAACCTGAAAGAGCTAGAATGCTTCTAGCTAAAGCTCGGGAAAGAGGAGGTACAGAACGAGTTTGGATGAAATCTGCTATTGTTGAGAGAGAACTAGGCAACGCTGAGGAAGAGAGCAAGTTATTAAGTGAAGGACTTAAACGTTTTCCATCTTTCTTTAAACTATGGTTAATGCTTGGGCAGTTAGAGGAACGTCTTAAGCACTTGGAGAAGGCTAAGGAAGCTTATGAGTCTGGTTTGAAGCATTGTCCTAGCTGCATACCCCTATGGCTTTCTCTTGCTCACctagaagagaaaatgaatgGATTGAGCAAGGCTCGAGCAGTTTTGACCATGGCCAGAAAGAAAAATCCTCAAAACCCCGAACTTTGGCTTTCTGCAGTGCGAGCTGAATTGAGGCATGGCCATAAGAAGGAAGCTGATATTTTGATGGCCAAGGCACTGCAAGAATGTCCAAATAGTGGCATTTTGTGGGCAGCTTCAATAGAGATGGTACCACGTCCACAACGTAAAACCAAGAGCATGGATGCACTAAAAAAATGTGATCATGATCCTCATGTTATTGCTGCTGTGGCAAAGTTGTTTTGGTATGACAGGAAGGTTGACAAAGCTAGAAGTTGGCTGAACAGGGCAGTAACTCTTGCTCCAGATGTTGGTGATTTTTGGGCTTTATATTACAAATTCGAACTTCAGCATGGTGCTGATGAGAATCAGAAGGACGTACTGAAGAGATGTATTGCTGCTGAACCCAAACATGGTGAGAAATGGCAAACAATTTCAAAGGCTGTGGAGAACTCCCATCAACCAACTGAATCAATCTTGAAAAAAGTAGTTGTTGCATTAGGCAAGGAGGAGGGCGCTGTTGAAAATAGCAAAAATTAA